The sequence gcatgtaattatgcataagtTAAGTAtgcaaggacaccttaaaataaagtgttgttataactgaaataatattttctatagtacttgatttgtgtacttcgtgcACCTCTGGTCACTGATAGAAACAGCCACATCCCAAAGTGAGATTCGTCTCAAAGTGTTCTCCTCTTCCAGCCGAGCTCCAGCCTACAGCAGTCCCGTTAGAGAGCCCACGAACACGAACGCACATCCAAGACAAGACACCAGGCAACAAGTTAGCGTGCCAGAAGTGTGGGACCATCTTTACCGCCACATCAAATTTGAGACGGCATGAGAGGCTACAGCACGGCCAAGAACAGCAGCCCATTTTATGCATAGATCCCAAAAATGCAATCTATGTCACACCCAAGTATCTGCACGGACCCAGAGTGCCCATTCACATCCGCAAATCCTTCACCTTGCAGATTCTGCTGTGTGAGCTGGAGGAATGCTGGGATTTCATGAAAGCGCAGGCCCAGAGCGGGAATCCTGGGAGGGAATGCCGTCACCTCGTGAGAACGAATCACGCTCAGCACTATGTTCCTCCTCCACCGCTGAGTGTCATCTCTCTGGAGGAGATGAGCCACAAACACCTCCTGTCTGCATCCGAGAAACACCAGTGCCAGGAGATGAGCTCCAGGGCAGCTGTACAGGGGGTGGACTGTGTCTACCCTGTTTTTTGGGACGAGCATGACCTTTCAGAGAGATGTGTCTTCTTTTCTGTGTACACCGACCTTGAGGACAAATGGTGTCAGTTTGGGAGGACACGGGTCTCGTTTGACACCAAGTGTGGCCGCTGGAAGTGTCTGTGTCAGCACAAAAGAAGCCGCTGCGTCCACAAGTGTTTGTCCATGTGGTGGCTCTTCCAGGAGCGTCCCGAACTGTTGCAGGCGGACATGGATGGAGAGGACCTCTGCTAGACTCCACATCTGTCAGAACTGCTGTCAGTTTTCTGTCTTTACTCAATAAAAACACTGGACGTAACCTTTATTTTGGCTTGTAGTTTGTTAACGTTTTTGTTAAGTGGATCTTATCTATGTTTGAACAGCTGAGATAAAAACTGTCTAGATGTACATCATCCCACTTATTACACGGctaaaaagatttgtttttaccatATATGTTGAaattcatcagccaatcagaatcaagtattccacagagctgtgtaataaataataataaagaaattaaagaaatgcAGGCTTATAGGATGCCCATGTGGTGTGCATAGCATTATTcagaagtcagaaagagctttatcaCAAAGTAggctgtttacacacacaaggaatttgacttGGCACAGGAGCTTCCAGAAGAAAGTACAGACATCGTGCAGACATACACAGGAATTATAAGAGTAATATAAGAAAAACTGATAATTAAATAGCGCTCTATATATAGAAGTAGAAATATAgttatattactaaaataattaaaagctaTATTAaaagatattgaaaaaaaaacctattaTAAAATGACCCTTATAGCAGAGATGTGTTATTTGCGATACACTGTCACATGTGAATGGGTGTAAATGCAACACACTTTCAAACAGGATAGTGCACTCCGGATGCGCGCATGCGCAGAACATACTCCTTCCGAGCAAGACCAGCACTGGTGAGAATAAATTCATGATCTGATCGCCTTCACATTACACCCAA is a genomic window of Carassius auratus strain Wakin chromosome 23, ASM336829v1, whole genome shotgun sequence containing:
- the si:ch211-10d23.5 gene encoding uncharacterized protein si:ch211-10d23.5, coding for MAAERAFVFEDEEELFSVMKDMDCLYCRIPVTASKHHLKKKHLRFAIYYKDAGIGKFSIPCYCSDGGHGRSHWHCPMCLKILHRTQNYKIHITNHGVEMTHKSSAELQPTAVPLESPRTRTHIQDKTPGNKLACQKCGTIFTATSNLRRHERLQHGQEQQPILCIDPKNAIYVTPKYLHGPRVPIHIRKSFTLQILLCELEECWDFMKAQAQSGNPGRECRHLVRTNHAQHYVPPPPLSVISLEEMSHKHLLSASEKHQCQEMSSRAAVQGVDCVYPVFWDEHDLSERCVFFSVYTDLEDKWCQFGRTRVSFDTKCGRWKCLCQHKRSRCVHKCLSMWWLFQERPELLQADMDGEDLC